The genomic interval GGAGTCATACTACACATAAGTCTTAAGGTGAGTTTGTAtcctaaactcatctcaattcgtctcatcttattattataacttttttaaattctcacacaaaatataataaataatttaattttttcaaatcttaaaataataataatattaaaaaataatattctaacaatattttattcaactttcaaattaatctaactcaactcaactcaactcaactcagtttaacattcaTATGTAACCTTACATTttgcacaccacttaaaaaatatataattttacttttttatcttcGACTTTCATagaaatataaaggaaaaatgataaaatcatatatttttaaatagtatatAGAGTATGAGACTTacgtatagaatttttctaataactgatgcatagaattcctctttactttcttcgtttcacttctttttttttttttttcaatgtataaaataaaatttctcaaatataaaaaaaaaataatagagagtgacaaaataagatcaaatctttttttttattaattcacaTCATCTCCAACTAATTGAAAGTGGAGAAAAGGGTCACCTTGAGGGCAATTTTGTATGCTGAAGGAGGATGGATGGATCCGATATAGATTGAGACACTGACGAGGAATGAGTCTGAGAGCTGGAGTGATGCCTCGGCCCTCTCCCTTCCACTAGTGATGATCAGTAACTAGGCATGGATTGGTTTTACTCGGGGGGAAATTCTGCAGattatattttcatcttatttttgtcTCATCAGCTGCAAGattatgtcaaaaaaaaaatatcacattgCTTTAAAATTCGACATTTTTatcagattatttatttttcattatgcTAGTGACTAGACTTGGATAAAggttgtttttataattttataatttttatttattaaaattactgtatgtattttaagttttaactcTTCTAAATAAGTTTTTGAGTTTCGCTACATACAATTACTTTTACGTATTCCTTACGCACTCCACTAATATTGTAAagagtttttttctctttttgtctcAGTGAGCTTGAGAATGACAATTAAGGGAATAGAAAACGAAGGTCCAGCTCAGAACAAATAAACTCTTCAATCCGGTCCATGGGTAGGCCCTCTGGACACAACTTTCATGAGGGAGCATGCTGTAGGGATGAGACTCGCCGTCCTGGAAGTCCCTAGAACAATGTCCAGCCCTTGAGTATCTGTTCACATAAACGGATAGGAAGTAAGGGAGACTCTTGATCCTTTGACAAATAGACATTGATGAACCACCAAGGACATTAACAGGGTAAGACAAATCGGGAAATCATGCCGTATTAAAGATGCTACTACCTGAGCTATATGTCACATTAATCACTCCGTCGTAGAGGCATCCTGCATTAAATGACTTTGacaaaagaaacaataaaaaggaCATGAATTCCAAGGGATAAGCACAATCTGTCCCCCAGACTCTTtagtataaataacaatttCTAGGTACGAGTTTTCTGATTCttagactctctcattatttacaaacttttaaaatacTATACTAACTTTAGCCTCCCTGGCCCCAAGGCTACTTTATTCTAATGTTTCTCTTCTCTATCTTTGTAAGCTCAATTTTAAAGACCTGATTAGTTAGAATCTGACCcaagatatgaaataaaatattaacagatgtgattggttaaaataattattttatattaaaaaaaatgatataactAATCACGTTAATAAAATACGTAAAagcacataatttttttttgccctGACTGCAACCAACGGTGTGAAGTTTGTGTGCGGGTGTGTCCGAGAATCCAATCTTTCTCTAAATAGCAAATCTCAACGACCTTAAAATATATGTTCGGTTCCAAACCACAACTGACTTCAATTTTTAAGACAAGTTCCGAAAATAGTACGCTCGTACGTACCAACAACGTACGTACGTTTTCATATGCAACTCCGGAACGTTCGTTGGAATGAAGCAATGCACCAAAATGCTCTCTTCATTTGTCGACTGGATCGTGTTCTCGtcctcctcatcctcttcctcaACTTCTTCCCGATACGACCACGAAGACAATGATCAGGTAATAATCTCGGCTGAAACAGAAGACAATGATGAGAAAAACGACGTCATCTTGGATGACGTTGCCGCAAATGGTGATACCATTCCGGTGGGCATTGCTGTCACCGACGCGTCTGCTGCGGTCACTGTTGCCGTCCCTGCTACCGAGGCCCTGATACATGATCACCCTCCTCCCATCACGACTACGATCATCAACGGTCGAAAACGGCGACGCATTGACTACGACGAGGACGATGACGACATATTAATGGCCgcacaagaagaaaaaaagcaCCTTGACGACTCTCGGAGACCATCGCACCGGCTTTGGACCAACGAGGACGAGATCCAGCTCTTGCAAGGCTACCTCGAGCACACGACGAGTCGCGGGAATGCTATACACCACAACGACACCGCATTATTCTATGAACAAATCGGGTCCAAGCTTCAGGTTGTCTTCAACAAGAACCAGCTCTTGGACAAGCTCCGAAGGTTAAAGAGGAAGTACCTAAACGCTCTTGAAAAAATCAATTCAGAAAAAGAGTTTTCTTTCAAAAGCGCGCATGATCAGGCTGCTTTCGAAATTTCTCGTAAGATTTGGGGCGATACAAGGCGCATGGACAAACCTGGCGTCGAAGAGAATACGTTGGATGATGGTCATGATCAACTGAGTCCCACTACCCTTAATCATCTTAATCTTGTCGATGTCAAGGTGGAGAATGATGAAGTTCTGAGCGATTTGAGGCTGCGCAAGCGGACAAAGTCCGGCCACGCTTCGAAGAACCGTTTGATATCAAATCATCGAAACTACGGCAACAATAATGATGATGTTGAAGACAACAATATTGACAACGGTAATGCTACGAGGTTGATCGAGGATACAGTGAGGAGTTGTTTGTCGCCCTggtttaaggagttgttgagtaaTGCATTTTGTCCAATGCCGTTGAGTGATAGTACTCTTCAAGGGGAGTCGACCATGAATTTGCAGGGTGAGGAACAAGTGGATGAGACGGGGAGAGAGCAACGAATTTTGGAGTTGGAGAGGTATTCGAAGCAGTTGGAGTTGGTGCAAGATCAAATTAAGGTAGCTTTGCAGGAGTTGCAGTCTAATATCAGACAGTGATCATGGAGGATTTGGAAGACCTCTTGGGTCTTCAATTTTCACTTTCATGTTCCATGAGATTTGCCTGGTGATTCTACAATTTCAATGATCTTTATTgaactatatatgtttttattcagAGACATGCCTGTCTCAAGCTACCACCACAGCTGTTAACAAAGCCAATGTTTGACAggtcattttaactcaaacgcAGCATGCTAAGACAGCCTTTTGCTCCGCCAACTTTACCAAATTGCATATCTGTGCCAAACTAGGGAttagattataatatttcaaaCCCGAACAAAAACGGGTTCATTTTACCATGGAAAACTAAATTCATCACTAAAAGACCAACCACATGGACTTTGGATTCCACATCTGATTGTAATGCAAATTTACTAGAATGTGATGCTACTCAAAACTTCAAAATCTGCTTTCACGAAATACTCACAGTCGAACACTAGAACGAAacatcagaaaacaaaaaacatttaaCACTAGAACCAAGagctttcattttcaaaaaaactgACTAGAAGATATCGCTATTGAAGGAAAACCACTGCTGAAAATCAAGCTTTAAGATCAACACAAAACCCATGAaaactcatttcttctttccaccCTTGGCAGCATCTGAAGCCTTTGTCTGCAGAGAAATGGCACAAACCAACATTAAGTGCATTACCATCAAGaatcaccaaaacaaaaaacaaaatgcaagcaATCAACTTTACCTTCTTTACTCCACGGATCTTCTTAGCCCTGTTCTTCCTCTCCTTCAACTGCTTTCTCGACTTCTCTATCTTGGTATCAAGTCCATTCTGCCTTGGCCAAAAAGAGAGATTATTTACATGGATAGAAAATACAAAGTTGCCATTAAATTCCTGAAAATGGTGAAATTCGGTCGACACATCCGTTTAAGCTTTTACCACTAGAACAAGACATTACGTTGGAAAAACTTCACAATGTCACATGCTATTTATACTCTTTTCAGGACATATTAAGAACATGTTTAGTGAGGTACTTTACAACAAGATTTTAACACCATCACTTTAAGATGATATTTCCAATTTGAAGTACATTGGAATTGTCTCCTTGATTTATAGGCATCTCCTTTAAGTCCAAAGTTGCTGCTAAGCATTGGGACATAAGGACTTAAGAGTCGAGTGGATCAAATCAAGTTCCATGAGTAGCACTGTCAATTGAATTAAGACATATTGGCCAAGTTAAGATCATGAAGGCCATACACCCAGACCACCAGGTAGCCAAATAAAAATGCATTGTAAGTCTACTTTTTCATAAGCACATTTAATGTCTCTGTTTTGGCCACAGCAACATCATAGGTCACCCATGCTTATATCAAATACACCGATAAATACTCATACCATCCCTCTTTACCACCTATCATTCACACAGAACTCTATGCATCCAGACCACCAAGTAGCCAAATAAAAATGCATTCcaagtctacttttttataagcaCATTTAATGTCTCTGTTTTGGCGATAGCAACAACATAGGATACCCATGCTTATATCAAATACACCGATAAATACTCATACCATCCCTCTTTACCACCTATTATTCACACAGAACTCTATGCATCCTTTGTAACGTAAACTTGGTTTCCCAGAGATTCCAAAAGTTTACTTAAGTATTACTTTGAGAATCGTC from Juglans microcarpa x Juglans regia isolate MS1-56 chromosome 4S, Jm3101_v1.0, whole genome shotgun sequence carries:
- the LOC121262223 gene encoding probable transcription factor At5g28040, with the translated sequence MKQCTKMLSSFVDWIVFSSSSSSSSTSSRYDHEDNDQVIISAETEDNDEKNDVILDDVAANGDTIPVGIAVTDASAAVTVAVPATEALIHDHPPPITTTIINGRKRRRIDYDEDDDDILMAAQEEKKHLDDSRRPSHRLWTNEDEIQLLQGYLEHTTSRGNAIHHNDTALFYEQIGSKLQVVFNKNQLLDKLRRLKRKYLNALEKINSEKEFSFKSAHDQAAFEISRKIWGDTRRMDKPGVEENTLDDGHDQLSPTTLNHLNLVDVKVENDEVLSDLRLRKRTKSGHASKNRLISNHRNYGNNNDDVEDNNIDNGNATRLIEDTVRSCLSPWFKELLSNAFCPMPLSDSTLQGESTMNLQGEEQVDETGREQRILELERYSKQLELVQDQIKVALQELQSNIRQ